The Aphis gossypii isolate Hap1 unplaced genomic scaffold, ASM2018417v2 Contig00996, whole genome shotgun sequence genome has a segment encoding these proteins:
- the LOC126555678 gene encoding uncharacterized protein LOC126555678: protein MALLLSDIFSYAKCSVNSKNAIEGEQVLNSKQIVLCGKLVKEQIITIKALIIQTSHIREMPHEVSGNFKSGVKLEIIQVKYTCAAGASECCKHVVAILLYLNRTPISDIDTLSSTDVRCEWSRFKEPSLQQYSPVPIKQFCCCKPIIVPTCNRELSGEDIRSAFVFASPLSALALHTKGRNLICTEEGRLKNIDADSNIEIVLTPNSLLDIVHNFSVNELKNCCLARYSKLLDKPTEYIRNKSLKDKVYWKAVRQFRITGSRCYSLYTYNKSQKTEKQWALKASRYFWPKTFTNKFVKHGIEFESIARQLYSKTNNIKVYECGFITHSITPWLGYSPDGVILDANNNPIKLIEIKCPFKGSYQSQLDMLGDLSYIIKKPNGKLDLKQNHAYYAQIQLGFVMLNVTHCDFIIYSSFDNNYHVIPIDFNYDYCKRMLLSLKSVYFDKLLH, encoded by the exons aTGGCATTACTTTTAAGTGATATTTTTTCCTATGCTAAATGCTCAGTCAACTCAAAAAATGCAATTGAGGGTGAACAAGTTTTAAATTCGAAACAAATTGTGCTTTGTGGAAAATTAGTGAag gaACAAATAATCACTATAAAAGCACTAATTATTCAAACATCTCATATTCGAGAAATGCCACACGAAGTGAGtggtaattttaaatcaggtgttaaattagaaataattcaagtaaaatatacttgtgCAGCTGGGGCATCAGAATGTTGTAAACATGTTGTagcaatacttttatatttaaatag AACTCCAATATCTGATATTGATACATTATCATCGACCGATGTTAGATGTGAGTGGTCACGTTTTAAGGAACCATCTTTACAACAATATTCTCCTGTTCccattaaacaattttgttgttGCAAACCAATAATTGTTCCGACCTGTAATAGAGAACTATCAGGTGAAGACATTag ATCAGCTTTTGTTTTTGCTTCGCCACTTTCAGCTTTAGCTTTACATACTAAAggtagaaatttaatttgtactgAAGAAGGGAGATTAAAGAACATTGATGCTGATtctaatattgaaattgtGTTGACACCTAATAGTTTGCTGGatattgttcataatttttctGTAAATGAACTTAAAAATTGCTGTTTAGCTAGATATTCCAAATTATTAGATAAGCCTACAGAGTATATAAGAAATAAGTCTCTTAAAGATAAAGTCTATTGGAAAGCTGTAAGACAGTTTAGGATTACAGGTAGCCGGTGTTATTCACTatacacctataataaatctcaaaaaactgaaaaacagTGGGCACTTAAGGCTAGTAGATATTTTTGGCCAAAAACATTTACCAATAAGTTTGTAAAGCATGGCATTGAGTTTGAAAGTATAGCAAGACAactttattcaaaaactaataacataaaagtTTATGAATGTGGATTTATTACCCATTCAATAACACCTTGGTTAGGGTACTCACCTGATGGTGTAATTTTAGATGCAAACAATAATCCTATAAaactaattgaaataaaatgtcctTTTAAAGGATCATATCAGAGTCAATTAGATATGCTTGGTGACCTatcttacataataaaaaaacctaatgGTAAACTggacttaaaacaaaatcatgcATATTATGCACAAATACAGCTTGGGTTTGTAATGCTAAATGTAACACattgtgattttataatttatagtagctTTGATAACAACTATCATGTTATTcctatagattttaattatgacTACTGCAAACGTAtgcttttaagtttaaaaagtgtttattttgacaaattattgcat